The following is a genomic window from Anopheles aquasalis chromosome 3, idAnoAquaMG_Q_19, whole genome shotgun sequence.
GGAACGGGGCGGTCCGTACGACGAGGACGGTGGACGGTAGGAGGAGATCGAGTGGTGCGATGGGCGATGGTAGTGACCACCTCCGCTACCTCCGCTACCGAACGATGGTACACCGTACGAGGAGGATGGGATGGCGGCAGCGAATCCGGAGTGGCCGGATGAGTGAGATGAAGCGTGCGAGTAGGAAGAGCCGCCCGAGTGCCCCGAGAACGAGGGGACACCGTAGCTGGAAGAGATGGAAGGGACACCGTACGATGAGGATGGTGCCGAGTAGTGCGAAGAGATAGCAGGAGCAGAGTAGTGCGAAGAGATGGAAGGTGCAGAGTAGTGCGAGGAGATAGAAGGAGCAGAGTAAGAGGAAGAGATAGCGTGCGATGAGCCACCGGAGGAGTAGCCGTGCGATGGCGTGAACGACGAGTGTCCCGAGGAGTACGACGGTGCCGAGTAGGAGGACGAGTGTCCGGATGAGAAGGATGGAACCGCATACGATGACGAGTGTCCTGATGAGTAGGAAGGAGCCGAGTACGATGACGAGTGTCCCGAGGAGTACGATGGCGCAGAGTATGATGACGAATGGCCAGATGAGTACGATGGCGCCGAGTAGGACGAAGAGTAACCAGACGCGTACGAGGATGCTGGTCCATGGGATGCTTTGTAGTACTCAGCAACCTGGATGCCCTGCTGCACGTGACCGAGCTCGATTCCGGTAGTTTTCCCGTAACCATGTCCAGAGTACGACGGAACGCCATaaaccggtgatggtggtccgtAAGAGCTCGATGGTACTCCGTAAGAGGTGGAGATGGATCCACCGTGACCGCCAGagtagccaccaccaccgccgctgtaAGATCCGGAGTTCTCGTGCTCCAGCAGTGCCTCCTTCACCTTGTGCAGTAGGCTGTGATCGACGTGCAGACCTTCGGAAGTTTGGTGGCCAGGGCTAACGGCAATGTagccaccatcgtcgtaaccaccgccgccaccatggccatgaccatgaccaccaccaccaccgctggagTAAGAGTATCCGCCGCTCAGGACTGGCGGTTCAGccgacaccaccgccaccgtggccgCAACCAGCAGAAAGATCTGAATGGGAGAGACAAAGATACGGGAAAAGGTTACTTCGATCTGCAGCTTCACGAACGAACACGAAAATGTCAGTTATGGCCGCGAAGCACTCGCGGGATCACGCTCCCTTATTCCGTTATTATTAGCTAGCCAGGTTTGAGACTCTTGCGTTAGGTCGACTCTACTTGCAGTAACCATGATATTCGTACATCGAACCCGGAAGCAACCAAATGAGGGAATGCGAATTGTCCCCACGGACACTCTCCTGATTCGAGCCGACGCTTCCATGGAGTGTGATAGTCACTCTCAAGGTGTGTCCCGCCTCCAATCGGGCACGCGGTACTTTCGGACGAATTTATCGAAAGTGAAATTCTTGCCGccggcaccggccagcacCGTACTCGTACTCGCACCGATTTATAACCGGTCgtcggaatggaacggaatggaacggaacccACGCGCGTCATCTCGTCCTCCCGAGGGGCCAAAGGTGCAGGAGATGCTTGCGCAACGCTGAGACGTCGAGTGGAAGTAGGAAGCAGGCAATGGGAGGCGAAGAAGTAAACCAAACTCCTTTCTCCTGGGGCCTATCGGTCCacgagccaaaaaaaaaaaaaaatcgtcgttgacgctggacgctggacaAGTACCACGCGGGAGTTGCTGAAGATCGAGATAACTAGGAGTAGCGCTCCGGTAAGTGGTATCTCCGCGTTGGGAACGTTCATTTGGGTCGTTCAACGATATTAGGCTAGTGGCACGCATCATCATTTTGAGCGTACGATGTGTACGATCATCACTATTTGGTCTCGGTATGATCGTGCCACGTGGTGTGTAAGGGTGCCATATATTACGGAGGCATCTGCAATCGCGTTTCAAGTGAAAGGTAACGGGTTGTCCATCCTATCCGCCCCTTTGCGGCCGAcatttctctttcgctttggGCTGTTTTCTACTGCGCCCCATTGGGCACCGCATCTGGCCGGTCTGTGGGTAGCCGGTGGGTGATCGTGATGCAAGCGAACGCcgttggaaggaagaaaataaaGGAAGGTGAGGTGAGCAAGGCGGGAATCAagatttcaatttcttttaGACGGACGATTAGTCCGGTTCGCCCGCTGGCAAGAAGCTGCCGTCAGTTATGATGCAACGTTTGTGGCCGCAGTGCAACATTGTCCTCGGGGTAGCACACGAGGGGTTTGGGAGATTaaggaagtgaaatgaaagcaGCGTGGCATTTGATGAAGGCGTCCTTTTGGAAGTGTTCTGCATAAGGTGCTATGGTTTTGAATCTGTGACTTGGGATGGAAGACAGTAGCAGAACTATTGGATTCTGAAGGGGCGATTATTAAGTAGTTTTAGGAATTTACTTgagatttttatgtttataacTCTCTATGCTCTGTGCTCTGCAATGAATAGCTAATGTGTACTGCTATTTATCAGTGGACCCTTCAAAGATACTACAAGAACTTGATGTAACACAAAAAGACAATCAAGCTTCATTAGTCAGTTTCTTTGTGTGTTCGCCAAACCCTTCCTCCTCAGGACAGCAGCTCATCGTACACTTCACTCGCATCCCTTCGCAGCCACTCTTCACACTCTcggccttccttccttccttccctagCGCCTGTCCTGTCACCAATCGCCATTAACAGCATCCCAGCTTT
Proteins encoded in this region:
- the LOC126576421 gene encoding prisilkin-39-like: MNRFSAIFLLVAATVAVVSAEPPVLSGGYSYSSGGGGGHGHGHGGGGGYDDGGYIAVSPGHQTSEGLHVDHSLLHKVKEALLEHENSGSYSGGGGGYSGGHGGSISTSYGVPSSSYGPPSPVYGVPSYSGHGYGKTTGIELGHVQQGIQVAEYYKASHGPASSYASGYSSSYSAPSYSSGHSSSYSAPSYSSGHSSSYSAPSYSSGHSSSYAVPSFSSGHSSSYSAPSYSSGHSSFTPSHGYSSGGSSHAISSSYSAPSISSHYSAPSISSHYSAPAISSHYSAPSSSYGVPSISSSYGVPSFSGHSGGSSYSHASSHSSGHSGFAAAIPSSSYGVPSFGSGGSGGGHYHRPSHHSISSYRPPSSSYGPPRSTYGVPHHH